Proteins co-encoded in one Brassica oleracea var. oleracea cultivar TO1000 chromosome C4, BOL, whole genome shotgun sequence genomic window:
- the LOC106339580 gene encoding uncharacterized protein C24B11.05-like, with translation MEIEYPKYDTLLFDLDDTLYPLSSGIARECGQNIKDYMVEKLGIDKSKILELSNSLYKNYGTTMAGLRAIGYDFDYDEYHSYVHGRLPYDNIKPDPILRTLLLSVPLRKIIFTNADKLHAARALERLGLEDCFEGIVCFESLNSTNRDNIHGNDEIFDIITYLSSDHEHPLSGLPKTPIVCKPSQTAIVKAIEIANIDPKRTLFFEDSVRNIQAGKRVGLSTVLVGTSQRVKFADYAVENIHNLKEALPELWESEAKPNKVRYSGKLAVETPVIA, from the exons ATGGAGATTGAGTATCCCAAATATGACACTCTTTTATTTG ATCTTGATGATACCCTTTATCCATTGAGCTCTGGGATTGCTAGAGAATGTGGACAGAACATCAAAG ATTACATGGTGGAGAAACTTGGAATCGACAAGAGTAAGATCTTAGAGTTGTCTAATTCACTTTACAAGAATTATGGAACTACCATGGCCGGTCTCCGA GCCATAGGTTATGACTTCGACTATGACGAGTATCACAG TTACGTGCACGGGAGGCTACCTTATGATAACATCAAACCAGATCCCATTTTAAGAACTCTTTTACTTAGCGTTCCTCTTCGCAAGATC ATATTCACGAACGCTGATAAGTTACACGCAGCTAGAGCCCTGGAGAGGCTAGGGCTAGAGGACTGTTTCGAAGGAATAGTTTGTTTTGAATCATTGAACTCTACCAACCGCGATAACATTCATGGCAACGATGAGATCTTCGACATCATCACATACTTATCGTCTGATCATGAACATCCACTCTCCGGTTTGCCTAAAACACCAATTGTCTGCAAACCGTCTCAAACCGCCATAGTAAAGGCTATTGAAATCGCCAACATTGACCCTAAAAGAACC TTGTTCTTCGAAGACAGTGTTCGAAACATTCAAGCCGGTAAACGCGTCGGTCTAAGTACCGTTCTG GTGGGGACTTCGCAGAGAGTGAAGTTTGCAGATTACGCGGTAGAGAACATTCATAACCTGAAAGAGGCTTTGCCTGAGCTCTGGGAATCTGAGGCTAAGCCTAATAAAGTTAGGTACTCCGGGAAGCTTGCCGTTGAAACTCCGGTTATAGCGTAA
- the LOC106337968 gene encoding uncharacterized protein LOC106337968 — protein sequence MSNTRQLQGFLSPKKIEQLRLCVEITENRAREKCKTFFSFSSEVEASLVESRDENYSGSYDGCSLEKEQEDNENDCSSNVEGEKHDVVGEDEIDGLSSEDDNFSSYGESPTEDEDSPTLPPKKRYQNFSMSRSKGNLEVLRLEMSSIDIAVGQRYESKDDLERRLKLLTVRHQFDFDVETSTPTSYVVKCWVDGCLWRVRASTQGESPVFYVRFYDSKHTCSWTERSNRSRQATPDILGELYNNFLGDGCPAVRPTSVGIAITKQFGIKMDYWKSHRTLKFAREIDERTPECGFESLPSYLYMIRRANPRTVTRLQIDELGRFMYVFLAFGASVNGFPFMRKVVVVDGTFLNGKYKGTLLTALAQDGKAIRNVYPLAARGICTYHLYKNILGRYKGKDAFRLVKKAARCFRMSDFTAIFEEIEAINPALHGYLQRPDVQLWTRVHFPGERWFAERREDARSQPTTLTRGVEKLQHGHVTAARELTVQRIDEHHTEVKYGSSSESLNVVNLVDRKCTCQRFEREKLPCVHAITAVEYNNVCRISLCSPYYNSAYLVSAYAESVMPADXRMKSALEVALQNKRPRKEHTCSRCRQSGHNAKTLPM from the exons ATGTCCAATACTCGACAATTGCAAGGTTTTCTAAGCCCAAAGAAAATCGAACAACTACGTCTCTGTGTAGAGATTACGGAGAACAGAGCAAGAGAGAAGTGTAAAACATTTTTCAGCTTTAGCTCAGAAGTAGAAGCTTCATTAGTTGAGTCCAGAGACGAAAATTACAGTGGGAGTTACGATGGTTGCAGTTTGGAGAAGGAACAAGAGGACAATGAGAATGACTGCTCTAGTAATGTGGAAGGAGAAAAACACGACGTAGTCGGAGAAGATGAAATAG ACGGTTTGTCATCTGAAGATGATAACTTCAGCTCATACGGTGAGTCTCCTACAGAAGACGAAGATTCACCAACGCTACCTCCCAAGAAGAGATATCAGAACTTCTCGATGAGCAGATCTAAAGGGAATCTGGAGGTTCTAAGGTTGGAGATGTCGTCGATTGACATTGCGGTAGGTCAACGATACGAGAGTAAAGACGATTTGGAGAGACGACTGAAACTTCTTACAGTGAGGCATCAATTTGATTTTGATGTAGAAACATCAACCCCGACATCATACGTTGTTAAGTGTTGGGTTGATGGATGTCTCTGGAGAGTTCGTGCTTCTACCCAAGGAGAATCCCCGGTGTTTTATGTTCGTTTTTACGATTCGAAGCATACATGTTCCTGGACAGAGCGTTCTAATCGATCTCGACAAGCAACACCAGATATTTTAGGAGAGTTGTACAATAACTTTCTCGGCGACGGTTGTCCGGCCGTTCGCCCTACGAGTGTCGGAATAGCTATCACTAAGCAGTTTGGTATAAAG ATGGATTATTGGAAATCACATCGGACGCTGAAATTTGCAAGGGAAATCGATGAGCGAACACCTGAGTGTGGGTTTGAAAGCTTGCCTTCTTACTTATACATGATAAGAAGGGCAAATCCGAGAACAGTTACACGTCTTCAAATCGATGAGCTTGGAAGATTCATGTATGTGTTTCTTGCCTTTGGTGCGAGCGTAAATGGGTTTCCTTTCATGCGCAAAGTTGTTGTAGTCGATGGTACGTTTCTCAATGGTAAATACAAAGGGACGCTACTCACAGCACTAGCTCAGGACG GGAAAGCAATTAGAAATGTGTATCCGTTAGCTGCTCGGGGAATATGCACCTACCATTTATATAAGAACATATTGGGACGGTACAAAGGAAAAGATGCATTCCGTCTGGTGAAGAAAGCGGCAAGATGTTTTAGGATGTCTGACTTTACTGCGATTTTCGAGGAGATTGAAGCGATTAATCCTGCACTCCACGGCTACCTCCAAAGACCTGATGTCCAACTGTGGACGCGTGTTCATTTCCCGGGCGAGAG ATGGTTTGCTGAACGGAGAGAGGATGCCAGGTCGCAGCCAACGACGCTTACGCGTGGTGTCGAGAAACTACAACAT GGTCATGTAACTGCCGCCAGAGAGTTGACGGTCCAAAGGATTGATGAACATCACACTGAAGTTAAATATGGATCTTCTAGCGAGTCTTTGAATGTTGTTAATTTGGTAGACCGAAAGTGCACATGTCAGCGTTTTGAACGCGAGAAATTACCATGTGTGCACGCAATCACAGCTGTGGAGTACAACAATGTTTGTCGTATATCCCTGTGCAGTCCTTACTATAACAGTGCATATTTGGTGAGCGCATACGCTGAATCGGTCATGCCGGCTGACTNNAGGATGAAATCTGCTTTAGAAGTTGCACTTCAAAACAAACGTCCTAGGAAAGAACACACATGTTCTCGATGTAGACAAAGTGGACATAATGCGAAAACCCTTCCGATGTAA